CCTGTGCAAAAACCCCAAATCGGTCTTTGAGCGGGTCAAGTGACGCCCCCGACCCGCGGCACAACAATGGAGGTTGAACCATGGATGATTTGAAAGGCACCCGCACCCAGGCCAATCTGCTTGACGCGTTTTCCGGGGAATCCCAGGCCAGAAACAAGTACACCTTTTATGCCTCACAGGCCCGCAAACAGGGTTACCGGCAGGTCGCCGCATTCTTTGAAGAGACCGCCGCAAACGAACTGGAGCACGCGAAGATCTGGTTTAAACTGCTGCACGACGGCATGCCCGATACCGCGCAAAATCTGCGCGACGCGTTGGAGGGAGAGCACGGCGAGTGGACGGATATGTACGAAGGCTTTGCTAAGGACGCCCGCCAGGAGGGGTTTCCCCGCATCGCCGAGCTGTTTGAGGCGGTGGCCCGCATTGAGCGCGAACACGAGCTACGCTTTCGCGCACTGCTGGCCAGCGTGGAGAAGGAGACTGTCTTTCTCAAGGACGCGCCGGTGGTATGGGTGTGCAGCAACTGCGGCCACGTGCACGTGGGCACGGGCGCGCCGGCCGTCTGCCCTGTGTGCGCGCATCCGCGCGGCTTTTTCCACATACAGCGCAAAAACTATTAAGAAATGCCATCCGCGCTTTTGCGCAGGCGCCGAAGGGGTTCACTCCTTTGGCGTTTGTTTTTTTCGTATACTTGAAGGGCGGCGGCAAATACAATACAATGTAGAAGTAGGTTGTAGGGGTAGATTCTGCAGGGGCAGATGCTTTCTTCGGCAAGGGAGGTTGACCGCGATGCGCAAGGGCGCCCTGATTCTGCTCGCGCTTCTTCTGGCGCTTTTCCCGCTGTGCGGCTGCCTGCCCAAAGAGGCGGCCCCGCAGGCCAGCGCTCCGCAGGCGCCCACCATCTACGCGCCCGACGTCACCCTGCACGTGGGCCAGCCCTTCCAGGCTATGCAGGGCGTGCAGGCGCTCGACGCGCGCGACGGGGACATTACGGCCAACGTGCAGGTAGAAGACAGCTCTGTCAACATAAAAAAAGGCGGCACCTACCAGGTGCGCTACAGCGTGACCAACAGCGCAGGCGTCACCTCCAGTGCGGTGCGCACGGTGGTGGTGGAGCAGCGTTTTCACTTCCCCAGCGCGCTTGTATGGCTGCTGCTGGGCGCATTATGTATCGGCGCGGGGGTACTGCTGGCCTGCC
Above is a window of Maliibacterium massiliense DNA encoding:
- the rbr gene encoding rubrerythrin; amino-acid sequence: MDDLKGTRTQANLLDAFSGESQARNKYTFYASQARKQGYRQVAAFFEETAANELEHAKIWFKLLHDGMPDTAQNLRDALEGEHGEWTDMYEGFAKDARQEGFPRIAELFEAVARIEREHELRFRALLASVEKETVFLKDAPVVWVCSNCGHVHVGTGAPAVCPVCAHPRGFFHIQRKNY
- a CDS encoding DUF5011 domain-containing protein; the protein is MRKGALILLALLLALFPLCGCLPKEAAPQASAPQAPTIYAPDVTLHVGQPFQAMQGVQALDARDGDITANVQVEDSSVNIKKGGTYQVRYSVTNSAGVTSSAVRTVVVEQRFHFPSALVWLLLGALCIGAGVLLACRRRR